The DNA window AACCCTTGCGCCCTGCTCGAGCAGGCGTCGCACCAAGCACTCACCGATGCCCTGGGCGGCGCCGCTGACCACCACTACCTGGCCTTCGAACTCTTGGTCCCGAGGCTTTGGCGAGAGGGTCGTTTCACCGCTCATTTCATTCCACCGGCGCGGAAGATCTCGCGCCATTCGTCAAGCGTCGCATGCTCGACCAGATCGGCGAAGCCGACCTCGATGCCCTCCCGGCGCAGCCGCTCGGCGAGGCTCATCAGACGAATCGAGTCCATCCCTGCGAGCATCAGGTTCTCGTCGCCGGGAATCTCCTCCAGCGGGGTCTCGAGCAGCCGCTCGATCTCCGCCTCGAAGGCGGCCAGATCGAAGCCGCGGGCGCTGTCCAGCGCGGCGATGGTGTCGGCGGTGGTCAGGCTCACGCCGCAGTTGCGCGCGACGTAGTCGGTGGCCATGCGGTGCTCCGACGCAGAGAAGTCCGCCACCGCGTCGTAGACGAAGAACGGCTGGACATCCTGCATGAAGGCCTCGAGCGCGGTCGCCATGCAGCCGATGTGGCCATAGATGCCGGTGATGATCAGCTGGTCGCGACCCAGCTCGCGCAGTTGGGCGCGCAGGTCGGAGCGCTGGAAGGCGCTGTAGCGCCACTTGGTCAGTACCACCTCGTCCGCGGTGGGGGCGAGGCGGGCGACGATCGGGTAGAGCTCGGGATGGGCGGGCAGGCCCGGGCCCCAGAAGTCGTTGAGCAGGGCGCGGTCGCTATCGGGCTGTTCGGTCGGCTGCGCGGTGTAGAACACCGGGATTCCATTCGCGCGCGCATGGTCGAGCAGCTGGCGAGTGTGGTCGAGCAGCATCGGAATCGGTGCCTGGTCGCGGTAGTACTTGTCGAGGAAGTACTCCTGCATGTCATGGATCAGCAGCGCCGCACGGCCTGCTTCCGGCCGCCAGTCGACCCGGTTGTCGGGACGAGCCTCGGCGCCGGGCATCGGATAGGGCGTGATCGCGGGGATGGTCATGGTGATGCAACCTCTACGGCAGATAGGCGAAAGCCGCCCGGCGCGCGGTCGGGCGGCATGGGGTTCAGGCGAAGCGCTCCTTGAGCAGTTCGCGTAGCACTTTGCGGCTCACCTTGCCGACCCCGCTCTGGGGGAAGGCGTCGATGAATTCGAAGCGATCGGGCACCTTGTAGGCGGCGAGGCGTCCGCGTACGAAGCGGGCGAGATCACGCTTGTCGAGCGCCTGGCCATCGCGGGCGACGACGAATGCGCAGCTGCGCTCCCCGAGGTAGGCGTCCGGCATGCCGACCACCGCGACGTCATGGACGCCGGGATGGGCGAGCAGCACGTTCTCGACCTCGTCCATCGCGATCTTCTCGCCGCCGCGGTTGATCTGGTCCTTCTCGCGGCCCTCGACGATCAGATCGCCCTGCTCGGTGCGCACGGCGATGTCGCCGGTGCGGTAGAAGCCGTCCGCGGTGAACGAGGCCGAGTTGACCTCGGGCGCGTTGAAGTAGCCGCGAATGGTGTAGGGACCGCGGGTGATCAGATGGCCGGCCTGGCCGGGGGGAAGGTCACGGTCCTGGTCATCGACGATACGCACCTCGTCGAGCGGCGAGATCGGTCGTCCCTGGGTGTGGATGATCAGCTCCTCGGGATCGTCAAGGCGGGTGTAGTTGACCAGCCCCTCGGCCATCCCGAACACCTGCTGGAGCGTGCAGCCGAGCGTCGGACGCACTCGCCGCGCCGCCTCGCTGACCAGTTTGGCGCCGCCGACCTGGAGCACTTCGAGGCTCGCCAGCTGCTCGACGCCTCGGCTCGCCGCCTCCAGCCAGATCAGCGCCAGCGGTGGCACCAGCGCGGTGATGGTGACCCGCTCGCGCTCGATCAGCGGGAAGCAGACATCCGGGCTGGGGCGCGGTGCCAGCACCACTTGGCCACCGGCGTAGAGTACGCCGAGGAAACCGGGCGAGCTCATCGGAAAGTTATGGGCGATCGGCAGGCTGACCAGGTAGACGCTGTCGGCATCGATGCCGCAGAGCTCGTTGCTGCCGCGCAGGCTATAGATGTAGTCGTCGTGGCGCCGGGGAATCAGCTTGGAGAGCCCGGTGGTGCCGCCGGAGAGCTGGAAGAAGGCGAGCTCGCGCGAGTGCGGTGGGGCTGGCAGCTCGTCCGCCGCGGGGGCGGTGGCGAGCAGGTCGTCGAAGGCGACCAACTCCTGCGCCTCGCCGCAGATCACCAGATGCTCGAGCGTGGGCACCGCGGCCTGGGTCTCGCGTGCGAGCGTGCGGTGGTCGAAGCCTTCGAAACGGTCGACGGTGATCAGCGCGCGTGCGCCGCTGAAGCG is part of the Halotalea alkalilenta genome and encodes:
- a CDS encoding isochorismatase family protein, which codes for MTIPAITPYPMPGAEARPDNRVDWRPEAGRAALLIHDMQEYFLDKYYRDQAPIPMLLDHTRQLLDHARANGIPVFYTAQPTEQPDSDRALLNDFWGPGLPAHPELYPIVARLAPTADEVVLTKWRYSAFQRSDLRAQLRELGRDQLIITGIYGHIGCMATALEAFMQDVQPFFVYDAVADFSASEHRMATDYVARNCGVSLTTADTIAALDSARGFDLAAFEAEIERLLETPLEEIPGDENLMLAGMDSIRLMSLAERLRREGIEVGFADLVEHATLDEWREIFRAGGMK
- a CDS encoding (2,3-dihydroxybenzoyl)adenylate synthase — translated: MNHAANAHPIQVAPDDDVAALCPDWPAEFVERYVAAGYWRGETFSGFLRQRAADQGERIAVVDGEARLSYRELDARVERCALGLYRLGIDKGDRVVLQLPNRAEFIVACFALFRLGALPVFALPAHRRNELEHFCRFSGARALITVDRFEGFDHRTLARETQAAVPTLEHLVICGEAQELVAFDDLLATAPAADELPAPPHSRELAFFQLSGGTTGLSKLIPRRHDDYIYSLRGSNELCGIDADSVYLVSLPIAHNFPMSSPGFLGVLYAGGQVVLAPRPSPDVCFPLIERERVTITALVPPLALIWLEAASRGVEQLASLEVLQVGGAKLVSEAARRVRPTLGCTLQQVFGMAEGLVNYTRLDDPEELIIHTQGRPISPLDEVRIVDDQDRDLPPGQAGHLITRGPYTIRGYFNAPEVNSASFTADGFYRTGDIAVRTEQGDLIVEGREKDQINRGGEKIAMDEVENVLLAHPGVHDVAVVGMPDAYLGERSCAFVVARDGQALDKRDLARFVRGRLAAYKVPDRFEFIDAFPQSGVGKVSRKVLRELLKERFA